A window of the Candidatus Tectomicrobia bacterium genome harbors these coding sequences:
- a CDS encoding CBS domain-containing protein, with amino-acid sequence MKVREVMTSPVETLDRNDTLSLAGDLMKMKRIRHLPVLEDGALVGIVSQRDLFRAGLSTVMGFGAKAQQEFMRTVLVKEVMTENVVTVSPEDEVAEAARLMLEKQIGCLPVVDDGKLAGLVSESDLVRLVART; translated from the coding sequence GTGAAGGTTCGGGAAGTGATGACCTCCCCGGTCGAAACCTTGGACCGCAACGACACGCTCTCGCTGGCGGGGGATTTGATGAAGATGAAGCGCATACGCCATCTGCCCGTCCTGGAGGATGGGGCATTGGTGGGCATCGTCAGCCAGCGGGACTTGTTTCGTGCAGGGCTTTCGACGGTCATGGGGTTCGGCGCCAAGGCCCAGCAGGAATTCATGCGGACCGTGCTGGTGAAGGAGGTGATGACGGAAAACGTGGTCACCGTCTCGCCCGAGGACGAAGTCGCGGAGGCGGCTCGGCTCATGCTGGAGAAGCAGATCGGCTGCCTCCCCGTCGTCGACGATGGAAAGCTGGCCGGGCTGGTGAGCGAGTCGGACCTCGTCCGACTCGTGGCCCGGACCTGA
- a CDS encoding universal stress protein, giving the protein MYRKILVPLDGSALAEGILPQVNELARVHQAQVLLLRVGFALVFPGTDPAEAQVGTIVEAENYIEGVRKRMTAEGLEVETAVRYGFPAEEILTHARRNKVDLIAMATHGRTGPARWVLGSVAEQVLRQADVPVLLFRLPKAAHLKEPAAKYATA; this is encoded by the coding sequence ATGTACCGGAAAATCCTGGTTCCTCTCGATGGCTCGGCGCTGGCGGAGGGCATTCTCCCCCAGGTGAACGAACTGGCGCGGGTACACCAGGCGCAGGTACTGCTCCTGCGCGTCGGCTTCGCCCTCGTCTTTCCGGGGACGGACCCCGCCGAGGCCCAGGTAGGCACCATCGTCGAGGCCGAGAATTACATCGAAGGTGTCCGGAAACGGATGACGGCGGAAGGCCTCGAGGTGGAGACCGCCGTCCGCTACGGCTTCCCTGCCGAGGAGATCCTCACGCACGCGCGCCGGAACAAGGTGGACCTGATCGCCATGGCCACTCACGGCCGCACGGGCCCCGCCCGCTGGGTGCTCGGTAGCGTGGCCGAGCAGGTTCTCCGGCAGGCCGACGTGCCCGTGCTGCTCTTCCGCCTCCCCAAGGCGGCCCATCTCAAGGAGCCGGCGGCGAAGTATGCGACCGCCTAG
- a CDS encoding universal stress protein, translating into MKKFAPRKILVPVDFSDFSKDALEAAEGIAEARGAAITLLHVMVEPQASVPYEVYIDWQKVKGEIQADAEKLLSQMASGGGPAGKAEKRLEWGEPAAKIAQIAQEGSFDLIVMATHGRTGLSRLFLGSVAERVIRHAPCPVLSFRPKQQ; encoded by the coding sequence ATGAAAAAATTCGCCCCGCGGAAGATCCTGGTTCCGGTCGATTTCTCCGACTTCAGCAAGGATGCGCTCGAAGCCGCCGAGGGCATCGCCGAAGCGCGCGGCGCCGCCATCACCTTGCTCCACGTCATGGTGGAGCCGCAGGCGTCGGTGCCCTACGAAGTCTATATTGACTGGCAGAAGGTGAAGGGGGAGATTCAAGCGGACGCCGAAAAGCTGCTGTCCCAGATGGCGTCCGGGGGCGGCCCCGCCGGAAAGGCCGAAAAACGGCTGGAATGGGGCGAGCCGGCGGCCAAGATCGCGCAGATCGCCCAGGAGGGGAGCTTCGATCTGATCGTGATGGCCACCCACGGCCGCACGGGCTTGAGCCGCCTGTTTCTCGGGAGCGTGGCCGAGAGGGTCATTCGGCACGCGCCGTGCCCGGTTCTGAGCTTCCGTCCGAAGCAGCAGTGA
- a CDS encoding PAS domain S-box protein: MPAGKPGGQEIQREETRLHAVLDGMVDGLITIDDKGVVQSFNKAAERMFGYAGEEILGKNVKFLMPGSYARHHDEYLQHYLRTGERRIIGIGREVEGLRKDGTIFPISLAVSEGFVEGKRIFIGNIRDLTLERGLREQLYQAEKFSSIGELVAGIAHEIGGPLSVISGNAEFLRESFEASDSRRKDVEGIVRECDAVAQLMRRLLDFSRPGRVELRPLDLNEGLRNVFSLVRKQFSKDKVEVKLDLQVGLPRILGDSNHLEQVFMNMVINARNAMPKGGTLTISSYVGSVDEAGRRVCVEFRDTGEGIPRENLERIFEPYFTTRRPGKGTGLGLAICRRIIADHRGFIRVYSQTGAGTTFTVYLRSAEEEAQ; the protein is encoded by the coding sequence TTGCCCGCCGGAAAGCCCGGCGGCCAGGAAATCCAGAGAGAGGAAACCCGTCTCCACGCCGTCCTGGACGGAATGGTGGACGGCCTCATCACCATCGACGACAAGGGAGTGGTCCAGAGCTTCAACAAGGCGGCCGAGCGGATGTTCGGCTATGCGGGAGAGGAGATCTTAGGCAAGAACGTCAAGTTCCTGATGCCTGGTTCCTACGCCCGCCACCACGACGAATATCTCCAGCACTACCTCCGGACGGGGGAGCGGCGGATCATCGGCATCGGGCGCGAGGTAGAAGGGCTGAGGAAGGACGGGACCATCTTCCCGATCAGCCTGGCCGTGAGCGAAGGGTTCGTTGAGGGCAAGCGCATCTTCATTGGCAACATCCGCGACCTGACGCTCGAGCGCGGGCTGCGGGAGCAGCTCTACCAGGCCGAGAAATTCTCTTCCATCGGTGAGCTGGTGGCGGGGATCGCGCACGAGATCGGCGGGCCTCTCAGCGTCATCTCGGGCAACGCGGAATTCCTGCGCGAGAGCTTCGAGGCCTCGGATTCCCGCAGGAAGGATGTGGAGGGTATCGTCCGCGAGTGCGACGCCGTCGCGCAGCTCATGCGCCGCCTCCTGGATTTCAGCCGCCCGGGCCGGGTCGAGCTCCGTCCCCTCGACCTGAACGAGGGCCTCCGCAACGTCTTCTCGCTCGTGCGCAAGCAGTTCAGCAAGGACAAGGTCGAGGTCAAGCTGGACCTCCAGGTCGGCCTCCCCCGGATACTGGGGGACTCCAACCACCTGGAGCAGGTCTTCATGAACATGGTCATCAACGCCCGTAATGCGATGCCCAAGGGGGGGACGCTGACCATCTCCTCCTACGTGGGAAGCGTGGACGAGGCCGGGCGCCGCGTGTGCGTGGAGTTCCGGGACACGGGGGAGGGGATCCCCAGGGAGAACCTGGAGCGGATCTTCGAGCCCTATTTCACCACCCGGAGGCCGGGAAAGGGCACCGGCCTCGGGCTCGCCATCTGCCGGCGGATCATCGCCGACCACCGGGGCTTCATCCGGGTCTATAGCCAAACGGGGGCGGGCACCACGTTCACCGTCTACCTGAGGTCCGCCGAAGAGGAAGCGCAATGA
- a CDS encoding sigma-54-dependent Fis family transcriptional regulator, producing MNNGASILVVDDEERVRTLLSRLLTEEGYQVDAVASGEEALRAAEEGSYEVVLTDLMMPGMSGIELLVQLRRLNSETEVILLTAHGTVDSAVEAMRKGAFHYLSKPFKLDEVRVYVQKAVEESRNQRELLGLRREVRQRFEFSNIIGKSKPMMEVFDLIRRVARSNSTVLIQGKSGTGKELVAKAIHYNSPRSSQPFIAINCSAITETLLESELFGHMKGSFTGAVSSKKGLFEEAQSGTIFLDEIGEISAALQVKLLRVLQDHEIRRVGGNQSIKVDVRVITATNRDLAEAVRQKEFRDDFYYRLNVVTIHLPTLKDRPEDIPLLAQHFLAKYAKAAGTGVSQISKDAMRALMRYSWPGNIRELENVIERAITLGAEGEIQPEDLPDVLRREEGEITLDAIPVEMSMQEVEKAHIERVLKHTGGQVSQAARMLGIDRRTIYRKMQAYNIRRD from the coding sequence ATGAATAATGGGGCGAGCATCCTGGTGGTGGACGACGAGGAGCGGGTGCGCACCCTTCTCTCCCGCCTCCTGACCGAGGAAGGCTACCAGGTGGACGCCGTGGCCTCGGGCGAGGAGGCGCTCCGGGCGGCGGAGGAGGGCTCCTACGAGGTCGTGCTCACCGACCTGATGATGCCGGGCATGTCGGGCATCGAGCTGCTTGTGCAGCTGCGGCGCCTGAATTCCGAGACGGAGGTCATCCTCCTCACCGCGCACGGCACGGTGGACTCGGCCGTGGAAGCCATGAGGAAAGGGGCTTTCCATTACCTGAGCAAGCCCTTCAAGCTCGACGAGGTCCGCGTATACGTCCAGAAGGCCGTGGAGGAGAGCCGGAACCAGCGGGAGCTCCTGGGCCTGCGCCGCGAGGTGCGCCAGCGCTTCGAGTTCTCGAACATCATCGGCAAGAGCAAGCCGATGATGGAGGTGTTCGACCTCATCCGGCGCGTGGCCCGGTCGAACAGCACTGTGCTCATCCAGGGCAAGAGCGGCACGGGCAAGGAATTGGTGGCCAAGGCCATCCACTACAACAGCCCCCGCAGCAGCCAGCCCTTCATCGCCATCAATTGCAGCGCCATAACGGAAACCCTGCTGGAAAGCGAGCTGTTCGGGCACATGAAGGGGTCCTTCACGGGGGCCGTGTCGAGCAAGAAGGGCCTCTTCGAGGAGGCCCAGAGCGGGACCATCTTCCTGGACGAGATCGGAGAGATCAGCGCGGCCCTCCAGGTGAAGCTCCTCCGCGTGCTGCAGGACCACGAGATCCGCCGCGTGGGGGGGAACCAGTCCATCAAGGTGGACGTGCGGGTCATCACGGCCACCAACCGCGACCTGGCCGAGGCGGTCCGCCAGAAGGAATTCCGGGACGATTTTTACTACCGCCTGAACGTGGTCACCATCCACCTCCCCACCCTGAAGGACCGGCCCGAGGACATCCCCCTCCTGGCCCAGCATTTCCTCGCCAAGTACGCCAAGGCGGCGGGCACCGGCGTCTCCCAGATATCCAAGGACGCCATGCGCGCCCTCATGCGGTACTCGTGGCCGGGGAATATCCGCGAGCTGGAAAACGTCATCGAGCGGGCCATCACCCTGGGGGCCGAGGGCGAAATTCAGCCCGAGGACCTGCCCGACGTGCTCCGCCGGGAGGAGGGGGAGATCACGCTCGACGCGATTCCGGTGGAGATGTCCATGCAGGAGGTCGAGAAGGCTCATATCGAGCGGGTGCTCAAGCATACGGGGGGGCAGGTTTCCCAGGCCGCCCGTATGCTGGGCATCGATCGCCGGACCATTTACCGGAAGATGCAGGCCTACAACATCCGCAGGGACTAG
- a CDS encoding universal stress protein — protein MFQKILIPLDGSPVAEQILQHLPDLTGGSYEVHLLRVANAAHLPGVNPEETQVNVLKEAEEYLAMVEGRLRENGLRVESHVRYGHPAEEITEHIRHWKYDLIAMTTHGRSGVNRLLMGSVTESVIRKVSIPVLVVRAMEVPSEKVVCGG, from the coding sequence ATGTTTCAAAAAATCCTGATTCCGCTGGATGGCTCGCCGGTGGCCGAGCAGATCCTTCAGCACCTTCCGGACCTCACCGGAGGAAGCTACGAGGTCCATCTTCTGCGCGTGGCGAACGCCGCCCATCTTCCGGGCGTGAATCCCGAAGAGACGCAGGTGAACGTGCTCAAGGAGGCGGAGGAGTACTTGGCGATGGTCGAGGGGCGGCTTCGGGAGAATGGCCTGCGGGTGGAGTCCCACGTGCGGTACGGGCATCCAGCCGAAGAGATCACCGAGCACATCCGGCATTGGAAGTACGACCTCATCGCCATGACCACCCATGGGCGCTCGGGGGTGAACCGCCTCCTGATGGGGAGCGTGACCGAGAGTGTCATCCGGAAGGTTTCCATCCCGGTGCTGGTCGTCCGGGCGATGGAGGTTCCCTCCGAGAAGGTGGTCTGCGGGGGATAA
- a CDS encoding DUF4337 domain-containing protein has protein sequence MDANEISETISSQDGNADERFRKRVAIFVGFLAMLLAVTGLGGENAAKEMMSSNISASNLFAFFQAKNVRQTNYALAAQGLEALLASHPDMAGDVRQSIEKRIADYRQTITRYESEPSTGEGKKELLTRAREEERRRERAGQQDFNFDISVGLFQIAIVLASVSILAASRLLFYLSGLLGIAACAFSLNGFFLLFPLG, from the coding sequence ATGGACGCCAATGAAATCAGCGAGACGATTTCCAGCCAGGATGGGAATGCCGACGAGCGCTTCCGCAAGCGGGTGGCCATCTTCGTAGGATTCCTGGCCATGCTCTTGGCCGTCACGGGCCTCGGCGGGGAGAACGCGGCCAAGGAGATGATGAGCTCCAACATCTCCGCGTCCAACCTGTTCGCCTTCTTCCAGGCGAAGAACGTCCGCCAGACGAACTACGCCCTGGCGGCCCAAGGTCTCGAGGCGCTGCTCGCCAGCCATCCCGACATGGCGGGCGACGTCCGGCAATCCATCGAAAAGCGGATCGCGGATTACAGGCAAACCATCACCCGGTACGAGAGCGAGCCCAGCACGGGCGAAGGGAAGAAAGAACTCCTCACCCGCGCGCGGGAAGAGGAAAGGCGGCGCGAGAGGGCCGGGCAGCAGGATTTCAATTTCGACATCTCCGTCGGGCTCTTCCAGATCGCCATCGTCTTGGCCTCGGTGAGCATCCTCGCCGCCTCGCGGCTCCTCTTCTACCTCAGCGGGCTCCTGGGCATCGCCGCCTGCGCCTTTTCGCTGAACGGCTTCTTTCTCCTCTTCCCCCTGGGCTGA
- a CDS encoding aminopeptidase P family protein: MTEELYPRFSAQEMARRHGLARRLMEEQGLECLLLFALTGTNRNNQANIYYLTGYRDFNHAFLVFPLKGEPSLFVGLYNHLHNAQAMAAVSDVRHGGYGNPEKVAAQLDKLGLGRARIGLVGVNPRFGMLLFGGHMDFLKQRFPEARWVDVSAAFRDLRIVKSEEEIAWLREGARLTDLAMAALQEHARPGVPEYELSGRMVAAYAAEGGESLVQFVTATPMASPHTPLPWQNPTRRKLQAGDIIHTEISAAHYGYAGQILRPFTVAADPTPPYRHLFDASLEVFHDMARAMRAGAPVEDVLTATESLPKKGLQIYDSLAHGFGVDLLQPSIGIPGSGYAVPPADFKYRENMVMVIQPNPVDQAGRGLQVGDLGVVTREGFQSLHRFPLAFPRCG, translated from the coding sequence ATGACGGAAGAGCTCTACCCCCGCTTCTCGGCGCAGGAGATGGCCCGCCGCCACGGGCTGGCCCGCAGGCTGATGGAGGAGCAGGGGCTCGAATGCCTCCTCCTCTTCGCCCTGACCGGGACCAACCGCAACAACCAGGCCAACATCTACTACCTGACGGGCTACCGCGACTTCAACCACGCCTTCCTCGTCTTTCCGCTAAAGGGGGAACCCTCCCTTTTCGTCGGCCTCTACAATCATCTTCATAACGCCCAGGCCATGGCCGCCGTCTCGGACGTGCGCCACGGCGGCTACGGCAACCCCGAGAAGGTCGCCGCCCAGCTGGACAAGCTGGGCCTGGGCCGGGCCCGCATCGGGCTGGTGGGCGTCAATCCCCGTTTCGGGATGCTCCTCTTCGGCGGCCACATGGATTTCCTGAAACAACGCTTCCCGGAGGCGCGGTGGGTGGACGTTTCGGCCGCCTTCCGGGACCTCCGCATCGTCAAGAGCGAGGAGGAGATCGCCTGGCTCCGGGAGGGAGCCCGCCTGACCGACCTGGCAATGGCGGCCCTCCAAGAGCACGCCCGGCCGGGCGTCCCCGAATACGAGCTCTCGGGCCGCATGGTGGCGGCCTACGCCGCCGAAGGCGGCGAATCGCTCGTCCAGTTCGTGACGGCTACCCCCATGGCGAGCCCTCACACCCCCCTCCCCTGGCAGAACCCCACGCGGCGGAAACTCCAGGCCGGGGACATCATCCACACCGAGATCAGCGCGGCCCATTACGGGTACGCCGGCCAGATTCTCCGCCCCTTCACCGTGGCCGCCGACCCAACGCCTCCCTACCGCCACCTCTTCGACGCCTCGCTCGAGGTCTTCCACGACATGGCCCGGGCCATGCGCGCGGGGGCCCCGGTGGAAGACGTGCTGACGGCCACGGAGAGCCTGCCCAAAAAGGGCCTCCAGATTTACGACTCCCTCGCCCACGGGTTCGGCGTGGACCTTCTCCAACCCTCCATCGGCATCCCCGGCTCGGGCTACGCCGTTCCTCCGGCCGACTTCAAGTACCGGGAGAACATGGTCATGGTCATCCAGCCGAACCCGGTGGACCAGGCAGGGCGGGGGCTCCAGGTGGGGGATCTCGGGGTGGTGACGCGAGAGGGCTTCCAGAGCCTGCACCGCTTTCCGCTTGCCTTCCCGCGCTGCGGCTAG
- a CDS encoding FAD-binding protein: protein MQGWENLRAELEGTLEGEVRFDPYSRALYSTDASMYQIDPIGVVIPRSAEDVQKTVRIAAGHGAAVLPRGGGTSLAGQTVGRAVVMDFSKYMNRVLELDAEGGWVRLQPGLVQDHLNAHLRPHGFVLGPNTSTSSRATLGGMMGNNSSGSRSIVYGKTVDHVIAASGFLAGGDPFSFGPLEGAALEAKLAEKTREGEIHRALHRIAGENLEEIEARYPKIMRRVSGYNLDELVRPGAPFNLAKVLAGAEGTLAAVTEMKVRICPLPKAVGVLVVHFDSIEKAIAASGPILKREGVAAVEIVDKVILDQAAQNLAAQRWMRSFMRGEPAAFLLIEFYGETQDEAEEKVQRLAADMERAGEGYARVIMRDPATRSDPGKVREAGLGYILGRRGDAKPVAFVEDCAVPPERLLPYYQRFEAIMRKYGSSTSYYGHTSVGLLHLRPILNLKEAGGVRKMVAIQKEVAELVLEYGGAMSGEHGDGLARSEWVPRFFGPRLYEAFRRVKRAFDPSNQMNPGKIVDAPPFTDNLRYAQGKTREIPTILDFSRDHGFVRAIELCNGVGECRKRDGTMCPSFQATREEEHSTRGRANVLRRVIAEGLPGEELASQGVYDVLDLCLSCKGCKAECPSSVDMAKIKAEVMQAYWDRHGVPLRVRLLGRIADINRLSQPFVPLVNWTMRNGFARSLMDRFLGLDRRRQLPPLARPTFEEWFRGRPRPALPPPRGKVLLLNDTFTNFNYPEVGRAAVRVLEAAGFEVELTQLRCCGRPMLSHGLLRDARSLAEENLVRLYPALSAQTPIIGLEPSCLLTFRDEYPDLIPAPEARMLAKSSFMLEEFLVGLKATGELDLRFREAPGRALFHGHCHQKSLAGVGPSLEALGLVPGLKVEAIPSGCCGMAGSFGYEKEHYDISLAIGELKLFPAIRKEGGEAGVIANGVSCRQQIAKGTGRSARHLAEVLAAALAEPSA, encoded by the coding sequence ATGCAAGGCTGGGAGAATCTTCGCGCCGAGCTGGAGGGCACCCTCGAAGGCGAGGTCCGCTTCGACCCCTACTCCCGCGCCCTCTACAGCACCGACGCCAGCATGTATCAGATCGACCCTATCGGGGTGGTCATCCCCCGCTCGGCGGAGGACGTCCAGAAGACCGTTCGCATCGCCGCGGGCCACGGCGCCGCCGTGCTGCCCCGGGGGGGCGGTACGAGCCTTGCGGGCCAGACCGTGGGCCGCGCCGTGGTGATGGACTTCTCCAAGTACATGAACCGGGTGCTGGAGCTCGACGCGGAGGGGGGCTGGGTGCGCCTCCAGCCCGGACTGGTGCAGGACCACCTGAACGCCCACCTCCGGCCCCACGGCTTCGTGCTGGGCCCCAACACCTCGACCAGCAGCCGGGCCACCCTGGGCGGGATGATGGGAAACAACTCCTCCGGCTCGCGCTCCATCGTGTACGGGAAGACCGTGGACCACGTCATCGCGGCCTCGGGCTTCCTCGCGGGGGGGGACCCCTTCTCCTTCGGGCCGCTGGAGGGAGCGGCGCTCGAGGCCAAGCTGGCGGAGAAGACGCGCGAGGGGGAGATCCACCGGGCCCTCCACCGCATCGCCGGGGAGAACCTGGAGGAGATCGAGGCGCGCTATCCCAAGATCATGCGCCGGGTGAGCGGCTACAACCTGGACGAGCTGGTGCGCCCGGGAGCGCCCTTCAACCTCGCCAAGGTGCTGGCGGGGGCCGAGGGCACCCTGGCCGCCGTCACCGAGATGAAGGTCAGGATCTGCCCCCTCCCCAAGGCGGTGGGGGTTCTGGTCGTCCATTTCGACAGCATCGAGAAGGCCATCGCGGCGAGCGGCCCCATCCTGAAGCGGGAGGGCGTGGCGGCGGTCGAGATCGTGGACAAGGTCATCCTCGACCAGGCCGCCCAGAACCTCGCGGCCCAGCGCTGGATGCGGAGCTTCATGCGCGGCGAGCCCGCGGCTTTCCTGCTGATCGAGTTCTACGGGGAGACCCAGGACGAGGCGGAGGAGAAGGTCCAGCGCCTCGCGGCGGACATGGAGCGCGCGGGCGAGGGCTACGCCCGGGTGATCATGCGCGACCCGGCCACCCGCTCCGACCCGGGCAAGGTGCGCGAGGCGGGCCTCGGCTACATCCTGGGCCGCCGGGGAGACGCCAAGCCCGTGGCCTTCGTCGAGGACTGCGCCGTGCCGCCCGAGCGCCTGCTGCCGTACTACCAGCGCTTCGAGGCCATCATGCGCAAGTACGGCTCCTCGACCTCCTACTACGGCCACACGAGCGTGGGGCTGCTCCACCTCCGGCCCATCCTCAACCTGAAGGAGGCCGGGGGGGTCCGGAAGATGGTGGCCATCCAGAAGGAGGTGGCCGAGCTGGTCCTCGAGTACGGGGGCGCGATGAGCGGCGAGCACGGCGACGGCCTCGCCCGCAGCGAGTGGGTGCCCCGCTTCTTCGGCCCCAGGCTCTACGAGGCCTTCCGCCGGGTGAAGCGGGCCTTCGACCCATCGAACCAGATGAACCCGGGGAAGATCGTGGACGCCCCGCCCTTCACCGATAACCTGCGCTACGCCCAGGGGAAGACGCGGGAAATCCCCACCATTCTGGACTTCTCGCGGGACCACGGCTTCGTCCGGGCGATCGAGCTGTGCAACGGGGTGGGCGAGTGCCGCAAGCGCGACGGCACCATGTGCCCCTCCTTCCAGGCCACCCGGGAGGAGGAGCACTCGACGCGCGGCCGGGCCAACGTGCTCCGGCGGGTGATCGCGGAGGGCCTGCCCGGCGAGGAGCTGGCCAGCCAGGGCGTCTACGACGTGCTGGACCTATGCCTCTCCTGCAAGGGCTGCAAGGCGGAGTGCCCCTCCAGCGTGGACATGGCCAAGATCAAGGCCGAGGTGATGCAGGCCTACTGGGACCGCCACGGGGTGCCGCTCCGGGTGCGGCTCCTGGGGCGGATCGCCGACATCAACCGCCTGAGCCAGCCCTTCGTGCCCCTCGTGAACTGGACGATGCGGAACGGGTTCGCCCGCTCCCTGATGGACCGCTTCCTGGGGCTGGACCGGCGCCGCCAGCTCCCTCCCCTCGCCCGGCCCACGTTCGAGGAATGGTTCCGGGGGCGGCCGCGCCCCGCCCTCCCCCCGCCGCGCGGGAAGGTGCTCCTGCTCAACGACACTTTTACGAACTTCAACTATCCCGAGGTGGGCCGGGCCGCCGTCCGCGTGCTGGAGGCGGCGGGCTTCGAGGTGGAGCTCACCCAGCTCCGCTGCTGCGGCCGGCCCATGCTCTCGCACGGGCTCCTGCGCGACGCCCGGAGCCTGGCGGAGGAGAACCTCGTCCGCCTCTACCCGGCCCTCTCCGCCCAGACCCCCATCATCGGCCTCGAGCCGAGCTGCCTGCTGACCTTCCGCGACGAGTACCCGGACCTCATCCCGGCTCCCGAGGCGCGGATGCTGGCCAAGTCCTCGTTCATGCTGGAGGAGTTCCTGGTCGGCCTCAAGGCCACGGGGGAGTTGGACCTGCGCTTCCGGGAGGCGCCCGGGAGGGCGCTCTTCCACGGCCACTGCCACCAGAAGTCCCTGGCGGGCGTGGGGCCCTCGCTGGAAGCGCTCGGCCTGGTGCCGGGGCTAAAGGTGGAGGCCATCCCCTCGGGCTGCTGCGGGATGGCTGGTTCCTTCGGCTACGAGAAGGAGCACTATGACATCTCCCTCGCCATCGGCGAGCTGAAGCTCTTTCCGGCCATCCGCAAGGAGGGCGGGGAGGCGGGCGTCATCGCCAACGGCGTCTCCTGCCGCCAGCAGATCGCCAAGGGGACAGGGAGGAGCGCCAGGCACCTGGCCGAGGTGCTGGCCGCGGCCCTGGCGGAGCCTTCCGCCTAG
- the bioB gene encoding biotin synthase BioB codes for MNYHGLAERALAGGRPAREEGRAVLASPDEDLLALLDAAFRVRRRHFGKAVQIHYLINAKSGLCPEDCAYCSQSAVSDAEIPRYGLVDDEALIEGAARAAEAGSLRYCIVISGRGPTDAEIGRLCSVVGRIKERHGLSICCSLGLLDGTKARRLKEAGVDRLNHNLNTSQRFYGHICSTHTYGDRLETLSAGRSAGLELCSGVIFGQGEGEEDVLDVCEALRSLGPESIPVNFLHPIPGTPLERLAHLGPRRCLRLLCLMRFYNPAAEIRVAGGREVQLRDLQPLALYPANSIFVEGYLTTPGQGAAAARRMIEDMGFEVEERSEARAPAPETRAGAAQSL; via the coding sequence ATGAACTACCACGGGCTGGCGGAGCGCGCCCTGGCGGGCGGGCGCCCGGCGCGGGAGGAGGGGAGGGCCGTCCTGGCCTCGCCGGACGAGGACCTGCTGGCCCTGCTCGACGCGGCCTTCCGGGTGCGTCGCCGCCATTTCGGCAAGGCCGTCCAGATCCACTACCTCATCAACGCCAAGAGCGGCCTCTGCCCCGAGGACTGCGCCTACTGCTCCCAGTCCGCCGTCTCGGACGCCGAGATCCCCCGCTACGGCCTGGTGGACGACGAGGCCCTGATCGAGGGAGCGGCGCGGGCGGCGGAGGCGGGGTCCCTGCGCTACTGCATCGTCATCAGCGGGCGGGGCCCGACGGATGCCGAGATCGGCCGCCTGTGCTCCGTCGTGGGGCGCATCAAGGAGCGGCACGGCCTCTCCATCTGCTGCTCCCTGGGCCTCCTGGACGGGACCAAGGCCCGGCGCCTGAAGGAGGCGGGGGTGGACCGCCTCAACCACAACCTGAACACGAGCCAGCGCTTCTACGGGCACATCTGCTCGACCCACACCTACGGGGACCGGCTGGAGACCCTCTCGGCGGGGCGCTCGGCGGGCCTGGAGCTCTGCTCGGGCGTCATCTTCGGCCAGGGGGAAGGGGAGGAGGACGTGCTCGACGTCTGCGAGGCCCTCCGCTCCCTCGGGCCCGAGTCCATCCCCGTCAACTTCCTGCACCCCATCCCGGGCACCCCGCTGGAGCGCTTGGCCCATCTCGGGCCCCGCCGCTGCCTCAGGCTCCTCTGCCTGATGCGCTTCTACAACCCCGCCGCGGAGATCCGGGTGGCCGGCGGCCGGGAGGTGCAGCTCCGCGACCTCCAGCCCCTCGCCCTTTACCCGGCCAACTCCATCTTCGTCGAGGGCTACCTCACCACCCCCGGCCAGGGCGCCGCCGCGGCCCGCCGCATGATCGAGGACATGGGGTTCGAGGTGGAGGAGAGGAGCGAGGCGCGGGCGCCCGCTCCGGAGACGAGGGCAGGCGCCGCTCAGTCCTTGTAG